Part of the Periophthalmus magnuspinnatus isolate fPerMag1 chromosome 18, fPerMag1.2.pri, whole genome shotgun sequence genome is shown below.
TGTTTATCAGAGGAGTGAGGCACAGAGTGACTCTGTTTCGTCTTTTACCTTGTGATGACATAAGGAGCGAAGCAAACGATGAACGACCCGATGAAGATACTGATCTTTTTCGTGgctctctgtttcctcctcttctgctctgaTAAGCATCTCTGCTTCACACTGAAAGTGAACAtgagtcagaggtcagaggtcagaggtcagaggtcagccgCCCAACAGGAACAttataaaagtgtaatattaacattataaaagtGTAATTTTAACATTATAAAAGTGTATTATATTATCCTTAAGGTAAAGGTCTATTATCCTTAAAGTACCTGGGGTGGATGTCCACCAGCAGGAACAGAGTTTGCATTGTGATGATGTCGATTCTCTTGCAGTGGAAGCGCGCCACTTTGAGCACCTTTAAGTAGGTGAAACACAGGATGAGCAGCGACAGCATGAAGCTCGTGGCGTGGAAAACCACAGTAAAGATTGTAAACTTGACCCTGTCACTGGCCCCGGGCCCGGGCTGCAGCGTGCACGACGCGTACACGTGGCTGTAGTCCGCCcaggagaagagcagagccGTGAGGGAGAAGGTCAGAGAGTGGAGCCAGGCGTAGCTCACCATCACCAGCGCGTCTCTGTAGCGCATCTTAGACGAGTAACTGAGCGGGAAGACCACGGCGATCCAGCGGTCGATGCTGAGCGCGGCCATGCTCAGCATCGTGTTCGCGGTGAGAAAAGTCTCCAGGAAGCTGACGGTGTGGCACGCGCAGTCCCCAAACGGCTGCTGCCTCCACACGACGCCCAGCGCCGTGGCGGGCATGTTGAGCACCGTGATGAGAATGTTGCACAGGGACAGGTTCATGGTGAACACCCCGGGCACCTGCCGCCGGATCTCTGAGCTGTGCACGAAGCATAACAGCACCAACAAGTTAGACAACAGAGACACCACAGCCACCACCAGGATGAACAGCGTGAAAAACACTTCAGCAAAGTCCATGTCTCACTCCAGAAAGTCCATGTCTCACTCCAGACTGTCCTGTGTCCGGTCTCCGGGTCCAGACATGGTTTCTGGGGCAGAGTCTTAGTTGATCCTTTGCGCGCGCCGCTCCGTCCGCTCCAACTTCCCTGAGCGCTGTCCAGAGTGCTGAACCCGCGCTCTGCTCCCCGCACACATACTGCGACAGTCCACCTGTCCCCAGAGCCACACTTTGAGTCAGAAGATCAGTGTAAAGATCCACAGAGTCCCGGAGCGTCCACAGCGCGGCGGgtctgagtgtgagtgtgagcagCTGCGCAGTGGTGAGGAGCACGCACCAGGCGTAACGTCAAATATCTGCCCCTGTGCGTAAAACCTCAGCGCGATGACAAAGAGGCACATTTAAAGATGCGTTTAGTCCGGGCTTGTGTTTCTAAAGGAGAAGACAAAACCTCTCAGTCCCTGCGCCGTGAGGATCCAGACTCTGTCCTAAATCAATGCACCTTTGGAGTCAAACTCAGGGGCGCGCGCGGATGTGGTCTGGATGGCACCAGGTGCGCACGTGCGCAGCAGAGACAGGGGCAAACTGATCCTATTCCACCAGCTGCATTATTCATGGGCCCCTGGCCTCAGAGTTACCGTGGGCTCGTGCTTTATACTTAGTGAGCATTAGTTTGGTAAACGCAGACACAACACGCGTCATTTATTTATCACGACGCGtctgtttttcacagtttggatCAAAAGAATCAAAGAGTTTCACCGATAAAACACAAGGTCCATGTGAGATCAAATATAAacctgctgtttgtgttttgtgtttttgttcttacacatttgcacatttccaCGGCTCCTTCCTGCGGCTCCCGCTTCAGTCTGCGTCACTTCAGCATCCGgatgtttttacacatttattcagAAAGTCTTTTAGCGTTTGTGCCACTTTTAGCAAAGTTTCTATTTAAAACGCGTCAATCTAATTCTGCCTCATGATAATTAACAGCTGCTTCTCCAAACCTGAAGCACCACGGCTCCTCCGCGGCTCCTCCGCGGCTCCTCCGCGGCTCCTCTCTGCACTTTTAACACTtcaactaataataaaacaccagtCCAAACCGCACTGGGGATTTTACACTGATCAACACAAAATAGAGTgaaccagtgtgtgtgtgtgtggctcttgtgtgtgtggctcctgtgtgtgcgtggctcctgtgtgtgtgtggctcctgtgtgtgtggctcctgtgtgtgtggctcttgtgtgtgtggctcttgtgtgtgtggctcctgtgtgtgtgtggctcctgtgtgtgtggctcttgtgtgtgtggctcttgtgtgtgtggctcttgtgtgtgtgtggctcttgtgtgtgtggctcttgtgtgtgtgtggctcttgtgtgtgtgtggctcttgtgtgtgtggctctggtGCAGACAGTGACTCAGGAGGTCAGACGGAGCTCGGGGTGTTTGGGGTGCTCGGGGTGCTCTGTATCACCTCACACTCGGCTCTCACTCGTTGTCGGTTTGTTTTTGGCTCAAGTTTTTGCGTCTCTTCTGTGATTGACTTTGTTTATTTAGAAGGAAATAGTCTGAGAGAAAAcgctccacccacagctccacccacagctccacccacagctccaccCTCAGCCCTgatgatacttttactactacttgagTTTAACAAAGTAACAGTCATTTTACTCGAGTACCCCTGACATTTCTGAGTAATCTTTCTTTCACCACAaactgtacttctacttgagtactatTACTCTaaagtaatacttttactcgagtacagttGTTTGGCGGATCACCTCTGATTGTATTAGCTTGAAAACATTATTAGTATTAGAGCTGTATCCTGTTTGTGTGTAACGACTGTGTAATTACTATGTAACAACAACTGTGTAATTACTGCGTAATGACTAATTACTGTGTAACAACTGTGTAATTACTGTGTAATTACTGTGTAACGACTGTGTAATTACTGTGTAACTACTGTGTAATTACTGTGTAACTACTGTGTAACTACTGTGTAATTACTGTGTAATTACTGTGTAATTACTATGTAACGACTAATTTCTGTAACGACTATGTAATTACTGTGTAACGACTGTGTAATTACTGTGTAACAACTATGTAATTACTGTGTAATTACTGCGTAATGACTAATTACTGTGTAACGACTATGTAATTACTGTGTAATTACTGTGTAATTACTATGTAACGACTAATTACTGTAATGATTATGTAATGACTGTGTAATTACTATGTAATTACTGTGTAATTACTGTGTAATAACTATGTAATGACTATGTAATGACCATGTAACGACCGTGTAAGTTCTGTGTAACAACTGTAATTACTGCAACTAATTACTGTAATGACTAATTACAGTGTAACGACTGTGTAACAACTGTGTAATTACTGTGTAATTACTGTGTAATTACTGTGTAACTACTCCCGgatcgcccaggcctttctgtgtggagtttgcatgttctctctgtgtctcagctCAGACATTCAGTGGGTCAAATCCTCAGCTCATATCGTCCTGAGCACCACACTGTAGAGTTGGGTCGTGTTCTGTCAGGTTTAACCCAGCAGagttgaagaatgggtcaaatgcagaggacacatttcttcACAGGGACAGGTGTAATGTCCCCACGGCTGAGACGGCCGTGAGACAAAGCACCTACGGGCGACGTCAGCGCCTTAAAAACCCTGATGAAACGCCGGGGAGAGGCTCCACTGAGGCTCCTGGGGAAAGTGCAGGTCTATTTATAGAAGAGATAAGGTGTGTGAGCAGCTTTAttacacaacagaacacacaccagaacacacacaagaacacacaccacagaacacacaccagaacacacaccacagagaacacacatCACAGAGAACAcaccacagaacacacaccacagagcacacacacctGGGGTAACAGCTTCTTTACAAACAGCTTCAATGTGCagctttgactttgactttCACCAGAACAAGGCAAATTGCAATTGATTGTGAGTCAGTT
Proteins encoded:
- the LOC117386457 gene encoding G-protein coupled receptor 26-like; translated protein: MDFAEVFFTLFILVVAVVSLLSNLLVLLCFVHSSEIRRQVPGVFTMNLSLCNILITVLNMPATALGVVWRQQPFGDCACHTVSFLETFLTANTMLSMAALSIDRWIAVVFPLSYSSKMRYRDALVMVSYAWLHSLTFSLTALLFSWADYSHVYASCTLQPGPGASDRVKFTIFTVVFHATSFMLSLLILCFTYLKVLKVARFHCKRIDIITMQTLFLLVDIHPSVKQRCLSEQKRRKQRATKKISIFIGSFIVCFAPYVITRLAELLPFVDINRHWGILSKCLTYSKAASDPFAYSLLRQQYRKVLVTAVNRLLRRDLYPSSGHNSSLDTENDYCLQRIS